One genomic segment of Nerophis lumbriciformis linkage group LG20, RoL_Nlum_v2.1, whole genome shotgun sequence includes these proteins:
- the c5 gene encoding complement C5 produces the protein MRVCVLLLCVCCVCWRSGAQDTTYLISAPLWLHVDALETVLLQLFGFSEEVRVYVFLKTSMAPDHLVLAHDVVTLNAQNHYQATAALRIFPSQLDKSVDHVILHVQSAQINKHLSLPVSRSNGFLWVQTDKPLYTPQQSVKVRAFSLNQELHPANRSVFLTFKDPDHQTVDVVEMLDLNNGIPSMQNPFKIPIRPKLGLWSIEASYSHDFGTKASTDFEIREYVLPSFSIVVQPEVYYISFGNFQNFCFSVSARHIHGAPVAQAEVFLRFGFISKKELPIIVPNSVTRETLSSSGHLDMCVNMEKVLSKHDGPKDLHSLFGKFLYIAVLLQEHSGGISQEEEFSAVKFVKSPYSLSLVSTPLFIKPGLPYNIQVLVKDHLDKPVNRVPVRLVAQRVFSREQDLNIKICPDHTQSGSDGLAIFVCNTPKDGVKVSLRIETEDSALPATSQASLSLEAMAYNSPNRRYLYIDPPLSGQSLQVGSYANIKVYSSTPSYVPVKALSYLVLSKGKVVHFSNQKFVASGDHRQTLSFAVTSAMVPSIRLLVYYILYGEGTSELVADSVWLEVRDTCVSGLTTELSYGGQDHRPKDNLQLDVRANQQGLVALSAVDSALFSLYPNYRDPVTMALRHIEQSDLGCGGGGGKDAADVFRMAGLTFMTNANAQPSTGGGMCTAAVRPTRALTEEMKRKKAKSFGPLKVCCEEGMHYFPKSVTCRDFAQERFRRVAHHLRCLQIFTHCCEYNQQHLDMDQNLILGRHDMGADLDAAPFLVRSFFPESWLWEVHPTRGRQQSLIRTLPDSLTTWELKAIGMFKNGICVSKPVQVSVQLPVSVDVPLPYQVVRGEQLELSGSVYNQKKDDITYCVTLTVGPELCLLQSQPAVSGAGIHSTACTWEELPARGVGKVAFTLMGLKAGEHKLTFTLKTRQGESDIVEKMLRVVPEGVKMESYSGGILDPQGLYGSEKTTVVLKNQPPANMVPNTAAERMVTINGEIVGDFLSVVLDHDGLQHLFSLPGGSLEAELGRILPLAHVYQYLETTSKWDVMGGNIHKNSDNLRQKMKEGLISISSFRRGDSSYSMWTKRDASTWLTAAVVHTLATIDPVITVDRQTLSESLSWLIRNAQNQDGSFSDKSSFRPNSVMAEGAEPRERSVYLTSFVLIALHRATRIRERVLQLRFHDDSMRSAADYISQHALNLKSVYVRAIATYALNLHDPNAAMSLTLIDSLEKLAQQKGHPAMLRYWQEENVASDWLKPDQSSGLTVETTAYALLTVLLKGRIQYANPILSWLTQDQHYGQGFYSVQDTALTLEALTEYSKVIPRAVLNLDINVSYRRKGALTRVQLSPSRPVATPIQVLKDDDITVSTGYGRGVSHVKMKTVYYQTTPPSLNCNFDISIEMVGADVSDSPSMRAPHLSACAKYKPRPNELLTESTMTVMKIQLPTGVEAYLEDLRQFRDIMEPIISHYELQGNTVIIQMDSVPSDIFLCVGFRIRTRFKVDGASKSLLSVFEPQDKGSLCSKHFSYQEQKLQRLCVADQCQCMTAACAAYRGTFDLSLTAARRQEETCRRHIKYAYKVAVTSLDAEGDFVAFNATVVEVLKNTDKDFEAVSVGTEVELIKKVTCGSVDVQNHKRYLVMGSSGSQVKLGHATRYRLPLDSDATVEPWPKDCATPACVEHLTQLDAYALDLQLFSCPSQ, from the exons GTACCTGATAAGCGCCCCGTTGTGGCTGCACGTGGACGCGTTGGAGACGGTGTTGCTGCAGTTGTTTGGTTTTTCCGAGGAAGTGAGGGTCTACGTGTTCTTGAAGACCTCCATGGCTCCGGACCATTTGGTTCTGGCCCATGATGTGGTCACCCTCAACGCTCAGAACCACTACCAGGCAACCGCCGCGCTCCGG ATCTTCCCAAGTCAGCTGGACAAGAGTGTGGATCACGTGATCCTCCACGTTCAATCAGCACAGATCAACAAGCACCTTTCGCTTCCTGTCAGCCGCTCCAACGGGTTCCTGTGGGTCCAGACAGACAAACCTCTGTACACGCCCCAGCAGAGTG TCAAGGTGCGAGCCTTCTCTCTCAACCAGGAGCTACATCCGGCCAATCGAAGTGTCTTCCTCACCTTCAAG GATCCAGATCATCAGACGGTGGATGTAGTGGAGATGCTGGACCTCAACAATGGAATACCTTCCATGCAGAACCCCTTCAAGATCCCCATCAGACCAAA GTTGGGACTGTGGTCCATTGAAGCATCGTACTCTCATGACTTCGGAACCAAAGCCAGCACAGATTTTGAGATTCGAGAATATG TTCTTCCCAGTTTCTCCATTGTGGTCCAGCCAGAGGTCTACTACATCAGCTTTGGAAACTTCCAGAATTTCTGCTTCAGTGTGTCAGCCAG ACACATTCACGGCGCTCCCGTTGCTCAGGCCGAGGTGTTTCTGCGCTTTGGCTTCATTAGCAAGAAAGAACTTCCTATTATCGTCCCCAACTCAGTGACCCGAGAAACA TTGTCGTCCTCAGGCCACCTGGACATGTGTGTCAACATGGAGAAAGTTCTGTCTAAACATGATGGACCCAAAGACTTGCACAGTCTTTTTGGGAAGTTCTTGTATATTGCTGTCCTGCTGCAGGAGCACTCGG GTGGCATTAGCCAGGAGGAGGAGTTTTCCGCTGTGAAGTTCGTCAAATCACCTTACAGTCTGAGTCTGGTGTCTACTCCCCTTTTCATCAAACCCGGACTTCCTTACAACATCCAG GTGCTCGTGAAAGACCACCTGGACAAGCCGGTGAACCGTGTACCCGTTCGTTTGGTGGCGCAACGAGTGTTCAGTCGAGAGCAAGACCTCAACATCAAAATCTGTCCTGACCACACCCAGAGCGGATCAGATGGCCTCGCCATCTTTGTCTGCAACACGCCCAAAGATGGCGTCAAAGTCTCCTTGAGG ATTGAGACCGAAGACTCTGCCCTCCCGGCCACCAGTCAGGCCAGTCTGAGTCTGGAGGCGATGGCCTACAACTCACCAAACCGCCGTTACCTTTACATCGACCCTCCGCTGTCAGGACAAAGCCTGCAGGTGGGAAGTTACGCCAACATCAAGGTGTACTCATCCACACCATCCTACGTTCCGGTCAAAGCGCTCAGCTACCTG GTGCTATCCAAAGGTAAGGTGGTGCATTTCAGTAACCAGAAGTTTGTCGCTAGTGGCGACCACAGACAAACTCTGAGCTTCGCGGTAACGAGCGCCATGGTCCCGTCAATCCGCCTGCTCGTCTACTACATCCTGTACGGCGAGGGCACGTCTGAGTTGGTGGCCGACTCCGTGTGGCTGGAAGTCCGAGACACGTGTGTTAGTGGACTTACG ACGGAGTTGTCATATGGAGGGCAGGACCACAGGCCAAAGGACAACCTTCAGCTGGATGTCAGGGCCAATCAGCAGGGACTGGTTGCGCTTTCTGCTGTAGACTCTGCCCTCTTCAGCCTGTATCCGAACTACAGAGACCCCGTTACCATG GCACTGCGTCACATCGAGCAAAGTGACCTCGGCTGCGGAGGAGGCGGCGGAAAAGATGCAGCAGACGTCTTCCGAATGGCTGGCCTCACCTTCATGACCAACGCCAATGCTCAGCCATCAACCGGTG GTGGGATGTGCACGGCGGCTGTGCGACCCACGCGAGCGCTGACGGAAGAGATGAAGCGCAAGAAAG CCAAATCGTTTGGACCTCTGAAGGTGTGCTGCGAGGAGGGCATGCATTACTTTCCCAAGAGCGTCACTTGCCGCGATTTTGCTCAGGAGAGGTTCAGACGCGTAGCGCATCATTTACGTTGTCTACAGATATTCACACACTGCTGTGAATACAACCAGCAGCACCTGGATATGGACCAGAACCTCATCCTGGGCCGACACG acatGGGGGCTGACTTAGATGCAGCGCCCTTTCTGGTCAGGAGTTTCTTTCCTGAAAGCTGGTTGTGGGAGGTTCATCCCACCAG AGGACGTCAGCAGTCTCTCATCAGGACACTTCCCGACTCGCTGACCACATGGGAGCTCAAAGCCATTGGAATGTTCAAGAACG GTATTTGCGTGTCCAAGCCCGTCCAGGTGTCGGTCCAACTGCCAGTCAGCGTGGACGTGCCGCTGCCTTACCAGGTGGTACGAGGCGAGCAGCTAGAGTTGAGCGGTTCCGTTTACAACCAAAAGAAGGACGATATCACG TACTGTGTCACGCTGACGGTGGGGCCGGAGCTCTGCCTTCTCCAATCCCAGCCGGCCGTCTCAGGAGCGGGGATTCATTCCACCGCCTGCACCTGGGAGGAACTGCCAGCAAGAGGTGTGGGCAAGGTGGCCTTTACACTTATGGGTCTGAAGGCAGGAGAACACAAGCTGACCTTTACCTTGAAGACCCGCCAAGGAGAAAGCGACATTGTGGAGAAGATGCTCAGAGTAGTG CCTGAAGGCGTGAAGATGGAGTCTTATTCCGGAGGGATATTGGACCCGCAGGGACTTTACG GTTCTGAGAAAACAACAGTAGTGCTGAAGAACCAGCCACCAGCTAACATGGTTCCCAACACAGCGGCGGAGAGAATGGTGACCATCAACG GTGAGATTGTGGGAGATTTCCTCTCCGTGGTCCTTGACCACGACGGCCTACAACATCTCTTCAGCCTGCCCGGTGGATCATTGGAGGCAGAGCTTGGCAGAATCCTCCCGCTGGCACACGTATACCAGTACCTGGAGACTACCAGCAAGTGGGATGTCATGGGTGGAAACATCCACAAGAACTCAGACAACCTCAGACAGAAGATGAAAGAAG gtCTGATCAGCATCAGTTCTTTCAGACGTGGAGACTCCAGTTACAGCATGTGGACAAAGAGAGACGCTAGCACCtg GTTGACGGCAGCGGTGGTTCACACTCTGGCCACTATAGATCCTGTCATCACCGTAGACCGCCAGACTCTGTCAGAGTCGCTCTCCTGGCTAATCCGCAACGCTCAGAACCAGGACGGATCTTTCTCTGACAAGTCGTCCTTCAGACCCAACAGCGTCATG GCTGAGGGGGCGGAGCCACGTGAGCGCTCGGTGTACCTCACGTCCTTTGTCCTCATTGCGTTACATCGAGCCACCAGAATCCGTGAACGCGTCCTGCAGCTCAGA TTCCACGACGACAGCATGAGGTCAGCCGCCGACTACATTTCCCAGCATGCTCTCAACCTCAAGAGTGTGTACGTGCGTGCCATTGCCACCTATGCCCTTAACCTGCATGACCCCAACGCAGCGATGAGCCTCACCCTAATCGACAGCCTGGAGAAACTCGCTCAACagaaag gaCACCCTGCCATGCTCAGGTACTGGCAGGAGGAAAACGTAGCGTCTGATTGGCTCAAGCCTGACCAATCGAGCGGACTCACGGTGGAGACGACAGCCTACGCCCTGCTGACCGTGCTGCTGAAG GGGAGGATTCAATACGCCAATCCCATCCTGTCCTGGCTGACTCAGGATCAGCACTATGGACAAGGTTTCTACTCCGTACAG GACACCGCCCTGACTTTGGAGGCGTTGACAGAGTACAGTAAGGTCATCCCTCGAGCCGTCCTCAATCTGGACATCAACGTCAGTTACAGACGCAAAGGAGCGCTCACTCGCGTTCAGCTCAGCCCGAGCCGACCTGTGGCCACACCCATACAG GTGTTGAAGGACGATGACATCACCGTGTCCACGGGATACGGGAGGGGCGTGTCACACGTCAAG ATGAAGACGGTCTACTACCAGACGACTCCGCCCTCCCTTAACTGTAACTTCGACATAAGCATAGAGATGGTTGGCGCCGACGTCTCCGACA GTCCCAGCATGCGTGCTCCACACCTGTCTGCCTGTGCCAA GTACAAGCCTCGTCCTAACGAGCTGTTAACAGAGTCCACCATGACTGTGATGAAGATCCAGCTGCCGACAGGCGTGGAGGCGTACCTGGAGGACCTGCGACAG TTCAGAGACATCATGGAGCCAATCATCTCGCACTACGAGCTTCAGGGAAACACTGTCATCATTCAGATGGACTCT GTTCCGTCTGACATCTTCTTGTGTGTTGGCTTTCGGATCCGGACCAGGTTTAAGGTGGACGGAGCCAGCAAATCCCTGCTGAGTGTATTTGAGCCTCAGGACAAGG GAAGTTTGTGCAGCAAACACTTCTCCTACCAAGAGCAGAAGCTGCAGCGCCTCTGTGTGGCTGACCAGTGCCAGTGCATGACAG CCGCGTGTGCCGCCTACAGAGGAACCTTCGACCTGAGCTTGACGGCCGCCAGACGCCAAGAGGAAACATGCCGGCGCCACATCAAATACG CTTACAAGGTGGCCGTCACGTCTCTGGACGCGGAGGGAGACTTTGTGGCCTTCAACGCCACCGTCGTGGAGGTCCTGAAGAACACGGACAAAG ACTTTGAGGCGGTGAGTGTGGGCACGGAGGTGGAGTTGATCAAGAAGGTGACGTGCGGCTCAGTGGATGTCCAGAACCACAAGCGCTACCTGGTGATGGGATCCAGCGGGTCACAGGTCAAGCTGGGCCACGCCACCAG GTACCGCCTGCCTCTGGACTCAGACGCCACGGTGGAACCCTGGCCCAAGGACTGCGCCACACCTGCCTGCGTGGAACACCTGACCCAGCTGGACGCGTACGCCCTGGACCTGCAGTTGTTCAGCTGTCCTTCACAGTAG